In a genomic window of Allomeiothermus silvanus DSM 9946:
- a CDS encoding PQQ-dependent sugar dehydrogenase: MTGWSVYAKGLRNSMALAVHPSGLIVQGENSRDAINAADPKLDDATLPHDELNVLARGAHYGWPYCYDNQVNAPEFPRFDCAHTQKPRVLLPAHAAPLGMTYWLTGPQAYRGWLVVGYHGYRPTGHRLVAFPADARGIPSNRPIELIQNWVLPGGKLGAPVDVKPGPNGTLLITDDRNGMLLMFGSSGL; this comes from the coding sequence GTGACCGGTTGGAGCGTCTACGCTAAAGGGCTGCGCAACTCGATGGCTTTGGCGGTTCATCCCTCAGGTTTGATCGTGCAAGGGGAGAACTCCCGCGACGCCATCAACGCCGCCGATCCCAAGCTAGACGACGCTACCCTGCCCCACGACGAACTCAACGTCCTGGCTCGGGGCGCCCATTACGGCTGGCCCTACTGCTATGACAACCAGGTCAACGCCCCCGAATTCCCCCGCTTCGATTGTGCCCACACCCAAAAGCCCCGGGTGCTGCTCCCGGCTCATGCCGCTCCGCTGGGCATGACCTACTGGCTGACGGGTCCCCAGGCGTACCGGGGATGGCTGGTGGTGGGCTACCACGGTTACCGCCCGACCGGTCACCGGCTGGTGGCCTTTCCAGCAGACGCACGGGGAATCCCCAGCAACCGGCCTATAGAACTGATCCAGAACTGGGTTCTCCCCGGCGGGAAGTTAGGAGCCCCGGTGGACGTGAAACCAGGACCGAACGGAACCCTGCTCATCACCGATGACCGCAACGGGATGCTGCTGATGTTCGGCTCGAGCGGCCTCTAA
- a CDS encoding DMT family transporter, whose translation MSALALTLILISAVFHASWNLLAKRSGGGAVFVWLFCALSALFWAPLAVGFMVWQKPHFGPGQIGFIVGSILLHLAYFLTLQKGYRVGDLSLVYPLARGSGPLLSTVAAIAFFAERPTPMALLGALAVVISVFVMAGGSSAFSGPGEKVRWAMRYGLLTGSIIAAYTLWDKQAVSALLIPPILLNWGNDLGRTLLLSPLAFRRWGEVREEWRKNRLEAIGIAILSPLSYILVLTALKFTPVSYVAPAREVSILIGAALGAWFLAEGDARRRLWAASGMVLGVVFLALG comes from the coding sequence GTGAGCGCCCTGGCCCTCACGCTGATCTTGATCTCAGCGGTCTTTCACGCCAGTTGGAACCTCCTCGCCAAGCGTTCGGGGGGCGGGGCCGTTTTTGTCTGGCTCTTCTGTGCCCTCTCTGCTCTTTTCTGGGCCCCCCTCGCCGTCGGCTTTATGGTGTGGCAAAAACCCCACTTCGGCCCCGGGCAGATAGGGTTCATTGTGGGAAGTATCCTCTTGCACCTGGCCTATTTCTTGACCCTGCAAAAAGGGTACCGGGTCGGGGATTTGTCCTTGGTGTACCCGCTCGCCCGGGGTAGCGGGCCGCTGCTTTCGACCGTTGCGGCTATCGCTTTTTTCGCGGAACGGCCCACCCCTATGGCCCTGCTGGGGGCGCTGGCGGTGGTGATCAGTGTGTTCGTGATGGCGGGAGGTAGCAGCGCCTTCTCGGGCCCCGGTGAGAAAGTCCGCTGGGCGATGCGCTACGGGCTGCTCACCGGCAGCATCATCGCGGCCTATACGCTGTGGGACAAGCAAGCCGTGAGCGCGCTGCTTATCCCACCAATCCTGCTCAACTGGGGCAACGACCTAGGTCGCACCCTACTGCTCTCGCCGCTAGCTTTCCGGCGCTGGGGTGAGGTGCGGGAGGAGTGGCGGAAGAACCGGCTCGAGGCCATCGGGATCGCTATCCTCTCCCCTCTGTCCTATATCCTGGTGCTCACCGCCCTGAAGTTCACCCCGGTCAGCTATGTGGCCCCGGCCCGAGAGGTGAGCATTTTGATCGGCGCGGCGCTGGGAGCTTGGTTCCTGGCCGAAGGGGATGCGCGGCGAAGGCTCTGGGCGGCGAGTGGGATGGTGCTGGGGGTAGTGTTTTTGGCGTTAGGTTGA
- a CDS encoding histidinol-phosphatase, whose translation MFDSHMHTPLCKHAVGTPADYLAAARKAGLQGIVITDHSPMPSWFDAAFRMSLEQLPFYLSMLEQTRREAGDFYLGIGLEADYHPGTEGFVRRVLEGYPYDYVIGSIHYIGAWPFDNPDFAAEFEERDLREVYREYFQLVAQAARSGLFHSMGHLDLPKKFGHLPAEGYLDLVEEALQIIAGEGLALDVNTAGWRKPVGEIYPSPALLARARELGIRVVLGSDAHAPEEVGYRFPDAAMLLKQAGYTEAVVYRAGEPRAYPL comes from the coding sequence ATGTTCGACTCCCACATGCACACCCCCCTCTGCAAGCACGCGGTCGGTACGCCCGCGGACTACCTCGCAGCAGCGCGGAAAGCGGGCTTGCAAGGCATCGTGATCACCGACCACAGCCCCATGCCTTCTTGGTTTGATGCGGCGTTCCGCATGAGCCTCGAGCAGCTTCCGTTTTATCTTTCCATGCTCGAGCAGACCCGCCGGGAAGCCGGGGATTTTTACCTGGGGATTGGGCTCGAGGCCGATTACCATCCGGGCACCGAAGGGTTTGTGCGGCGGGTGCTGGAGGGCTACCCCTATGACTACGTGATCGGCTCGATCCACTACATCGGGGCCTGGCCCTTCGACAACCCCGACTTCGCCGCCGAGTTCGAGGAGCGCGACTTGCGCGAGGTCTACCGGGAGTATTTCCAGCTAGTCGCCCAAGCCGCCCGCAGCGGGCTCTTCCACAGCATGGGCCACCTGGACCTACCCAAGAAGTTTGGCCACCTCCCGGCGGAGGGTTATCTCGACCTGGTCGAAGAGGCCTTGCAGATCATCGCCGGGGAGGGCTTGGCGCTCGACGTGAACACCGCCGGATGGCGCAAGCCGGTGGGGGAGATCTACCCTAGCCCGGCCCTCCTCGCGCGAGCCCGGGAACTGGGCATAAGGGTCGTCCTGGGCTCGGATGCCCACGCCCCGGAGGAAGTCGGGTACCGCTTCCCCGACGCGGCTATGCTGCTCAAGCAGGCGGGGTACACCGAGGCAGTAGTGTACCGGGCAGGAGAGCCTCGAGCCTACCCGCTATAA
- a CDS encoding DNA polymerase/3'-5' exonuclease PolX, with protein MNRKELSGLLEYAADLLEVLGEHAFRAPAYRRVARVLERSETDLETLAARNFEGIAGPSLAPMLVEIVQSGEFPYLAELESRIPPGVLEMFRVRGLGPKRIRALWDNHVDSLEELIRHAEEGKLRGIPGFGAKTEQNLLEAARFALENLRRVLLPVGLGAAQLLLTDLAGAGIQAELTGSLRRGLETVGNVDLIALAEPEAAAKALGQYAEGVEGQVIHGRVEGVRLRVFCADRASYGTTLFRTTGSIPWLSELGALPLAPDEESVFAALGKPYVPPFWREPEHIGLNPPGRLVQREELAGLIHNHTTYSDGTASLREMAEAAIERGYEYMVISDHSQSAPYAGGLEPPRLLEQWKEIEALNAELAPFRILKGIESDILPDGSLDYPDEVLQKFDVVIGSIHSGFGLSYEAQTERLLRAVDNPYLSILGHATGRLLLRRKGVEANWERVLERAEQNKVIVEINCNPYRLDLDWRWALRWRERLVFSLGPDSHAISGMDDIGYGLLMSHKAGLSPERVVNTWKAEELIGYRKS; from the coding sequence ATGAACCGTAAGGAACTCTCCGGGCTGCTCGAGTACGCCGCCGACCTGCTAGAGGTGCTGGGCGAGCACGCCTTCCGCGCCCCAGCCTACCGCCGGGTGGCCCGCGTGCTGGAGCGCAGCGAGACCGACTTGGAGACCCTGGCCGCGAGAAACTTCGAGGGCATCGCCGGGCCGAGCCTGGCTCCGATGCTCGTCGAGATCGTGCAAAGCGGCGAGTTTCCCTACCTGGCCGAACTCGAATCGCGCATCCCGCCGGGGGTACTGGAGATGTTTCGGGTGCGGGGATTGGGCCCCAAGCGCATCCGCGCTCTCTGGGACAACCACGTAGATTCCCTGGAAGAATTGATCCGTCACGCCGAGGAGGGTAAGCTGCGGGGCATTCCTGGTTTCGGAGCCAAGACCGAGCAGAACTTGCTCGAGGCGGCCCGGTTCGCCCTCGAGAACCTACGCCGGGTCTTGCTTCCGGTGGGTTTAGGGGCGGCCCAGCTGCTCCTTACGGACTTAGCGGGCGCGGGAATCCAGGCCGAACTCACGGGGAGCCTGCGCCGGGGCCTCGAGACGGTGGGGAACGTGGACCTGATCGCCCTGGCCGAGCCCGAAGCGGCGGCCAAGGCCCTAGGACAGTACGCCGAGGGGGTGGAGGGCCAGGTCATCCACGGGCGGGTCGAGGGGGTGCGGCTGAGGGTCTTCTGCGCGGATCGCGCCAGCTACGGCACGACTTTGTTTCGTACTACCGGATCGATTCCTTGGCTCTCGGAGCTGGGCGCTCTTCCGCTTGCGCCCGATGAAGAGAGTGTTTTCGCAGCGCTGGGCAAACCCTACGTTCCTCCCTTCTGGCGCGAGCCCGAGCACATCGGGCTGAACCCGCCCGGGCGGCTTGTGCAGCGGGAAGAGTTGGCCGGGCTTATCCATAACCACACCACCTACTCCGACGGTACGGCCTCCCTGCGCGAGATGGCCGAGGCCGCCATCGAGCGAGGCTATGAGTACATGGTCATCTCCGACCACTCCCAGTCTGCGCCGTATGCGGGGGGGCTCGAGCCCCCGCGCCTGCTCGAGCAGTGGAAAGAAATCGAGGCCCTAAACGCCGAACTGGCCCCCTTCCGCATCCTCAAGGGTATCGAGTCAGACATCCTCCCGGACGGCTCGCTCGACTACCCCGACGAGGTGCTGCAGAAGTTCGATGTGGTGATCGGGAGTATTCACTCAGGGTTCGGCCTCTCCTATGAAGCCCAGACTGAGCGGCTCTTGCGGGCGGTGGATAACCCCTACCTGAGCATCTTGGGCCACGCCACGGGGCGGCTTTTGTTGCGGCGTAAAGGTGTAGAGGCAAACTGGGAGAGGGTGCTCGAGCGGGCTGAGCAAAACAAGGTCATCGTGGAAATCAACTGCAACCCCTACCGCCTCGATCTGGACTGGCGCTGGGCGCTGCGTTGGCGCGAGCGGCTAGTGTTTTCGCTCGGTCCGGATTCTCACGCCATCAGCGGGATGGACGACATCGGCTACGGACTGCTCATGAGCCACAAAGCGGGCCTCTCGCCCGAGCGGGTGGTCAATACCTGGAAGGCGGAGGAGCTTATCGGGTACCGGAAATCGTAA
- the lpdA gene encoding dihydrolipoyl dehydrogenase produces the protein MSTVYDVIVIGTGPGGYHAAIRAAQLGKRVLAVEAEYVGGVCLNVGCIPTKALLHAAEELEGVKHGASFGLEVKDAKIDLKKLGSWRDGIVKRLTGGVSQLFKGNKVELKTGFAKFVGPKTIEVAGERIEGKTFIIATGSEPNTLPGFEVDQKDIVDSTGALRVEDKFPKRMLCIGGGAIGLEFAQVYKRMGAEVTVIEFMGQILPAADPETAGLLAKILTKQGIAIKTHTKGVKVERKKDGLHVTLEDVKTGKQEVIVVDKILVATGRRPRGKGLGLEAIGVKVDERGYIPTNEKMETNVPGIYAIGDVTRPPLLAHKAMKEGLVAAENAAGGNAVMDYQIPNVVYTSPEWAAVGLTEEEATQAGYKVKVGKFPLSASGRAMTLDATDGLIKLIGDAETDLLLGAHLVAPSASDLIAEMALAIEMGATVTDIGLTVHAHPTLSEGIMEAAENLHKQAIHIANR, from the coding sequence ATGTCAACTGTCTACGATGTGATCGTAATCGGTACTGGCCCTGGAGGGTATCACGCAGCGATTCGGGCAGCCCAGCTCGGCAAGAGGGTCTTGGCGGTAGAGGCCGAGTATGTAGGTGGGGTCTGTTTGAACGTAGGCTGTATTCCCACCAAAGCCCTGTTGCACGCCGCTGAGGAGCTCGAGGGCGTCAAGCATGGCGCGAGCTTCGGCCTCGAGGTCAAAGACGCCAAGATCGACCTCAAGAAGCTGGGAAGCTGGCGCGACGGCATCGTCAAGCGGCTCACCGGCGGGGTCTCGCAGCTTTTCAAGGGTAACAAGGTCGAACTCAAAACCGGCTTCGCCAAATTCGTGGGGCCCAAGACCATCGAGGTCGCGGGCGAGCGCATCGAAGGCAAAACCTTCATCATCGCCACCGGAAGCGAGCCCAACACCCTGCCCGGCTTCGAGGTGGATCAGAAGGACATCGTGGACTCGACCGGCGCGCTGCGGGTGGAGGACAAATTCCCCAAGCGGATGCTGTGCATCGGCGGAGGAGCCATCGGCTTAGAGTTCGCTCAGGTCTACAAGCGTATGGGCGCCGAGGTCACGGTGATCGAGTTCATGGGCCAGATCCTGCCCGCCGCCGACCCCGAGACCGCGGGCCTGCTAGCCAAGATTCTTACCAAGCAGGGCATCGCTATCAAGACCCATACCAAGGGTGTGAAGGTTGAACGTAAGAAAGACGGCCTGCACGTGACCCTGGAGGACGTAAAGACCGGTAAACAAGAAGTAATCGTAGTAGACAAGATTCTCGTGGCCACCGGGCGCCGCCCGCGCGGGAAGGGACTGGGGCTCGAGGCTATCGGCGTCAAGGTAGACGAGCGCGGCTACATCCCCACCAACGAGAAGATGGAGACCAATGTGCCCGGCATCTATGCCATCGGGGACGTGACCCGCCCGCCCCTCTTGGCCCACAAGGCCATGAAGGAGGGCCTGGTAGCCGCCGAGAACGCCGCCGGGGGCAACGCGGTGATGGACTACCAGATCCCCAACGTGGTCTATACCAGCCCTGAGTGGGCCGCGGTGGGCCTGACCGAGGAGGAGGCCACCCAGGCCGGGTACAAAGTCAAGGTGGGCAAGTTCCCCCTCTCCGCCTCGGGGCGGGCCATGACCTTAGACGCCACCGACGGCCTCATCAAGCTCATCGGGGATGCCGAGACCGATTTGCTCTTGGGAGCGCACCTCGTCGCCCCGAGCGCTTCCGATTTGATTGCAGAGATGGCCTTGGCCATCGAGATGGGGGCTACCGTCACCGACATCGGCCTTACCGTACACGCCCACCCCACCCTCTCCGAGGGGATCATGGAAGCAGCCGAGAATCTGCACAAGCAAGCTATCCACATCGCCAACCGCTGA
- a CDS encoding four helix bundle protein yields MTEPYPSYFGFEDLEVYQLSLEFITEVYRLTQSFPRSEQFGLSHQLQRAATSIALNIAEGRGRNSDKDFVRFLGVARGSLFEVVSGLQVAVRLGYATEGDINAFLAKASRIKGKLNALARALDSA; encoded by the coding sequence ATGACCGAACCGTACCCAAGCTATTTCGGCTTCGAAGATCTTGAGGTCTATCAGCTTAGCCTGGAATTCATAACCGAGGTATACCGGTTGACCCAGAGCTTCCCTCGGAGCGAGCAGTTCGGCCTGAGCCACCAACTTCAACGGGCCGCCACCTCGATAGCCCTGAACATCGCGGAGGGTCGGGGGCGCAACAGCGATAAAGATTTCGTACGCTTCTTAGGTGTAGCCCGTGGCTCTCTGTTCGAGGTAGTCAGCGGCTTGCAGGTCGCGGTCCGGCTCGGATACGCCACGGAAGGCGACATCAACGCCTTCCTGGCCAAGGCCAGCCGGATCAAGGGCAAGCTCAACGCGCTGGCAAGGGCACTCGATAGCGCTTGA
- a CDS encoding dihydrolipoamide acetyltransferase family protein yields the protein MPKEIILPELAESVVEGEILKWLVAEGDELKKDQPFVEVMTDKVTVELPSPYAGVLVKKLVNEGDIVKVHAPIALIAEPGEVAGAISDRNTEPTPAPSIQAQEERSIVEPGNVNEDSGEELSLFKPDKKPEQVKNPFTQATLRGVAVAEPPRAATNPYGRVIAVPAARKLARELGLDIAQIPGSGPGGRVRVEDVRSYAEHQGSRVEAAPQPTPVAPAPVQAPAPAGFPAPVQYKPPKGYEGLEERVPLRGLRRAIANQMVASHLYTVRTLSVDEADLTELVELRSRLKPEAEKQGVKLSYLPFIFKALARALKKFPSLNSSMDEARQEIVLKKYYNIGMAVATDAGLVVPVIKDVDRKSVLELAAEVGELAEKARAGKLTPEDMVGSTFSVTNIGSIGALFSFPIINVPDAAILGVHSIQKRPVVMDNDEIKVRHMMYLSLSFDHRLVDGAEAAMFCKEVIRLLERPDLLMLEAI from the coding sequence ATGCCCAAGGAGATCATTCTGCCTGAGCTAGCCGAATCGGTAGTCGAGGGCGAGATTCTCAAGTGGCTCGTCGCCGAGGGTGACGAGCTAAAAAAGGATCAGCCCTTCGTCGAGGTCATGACCGATAAAGTCACGGTGGAGTTACCCAGCCCCTATGCGGGCGTATTGGTGAAAAAGCTGGTAAATGAGGGCGACATCGTCAAGGTGCATGCCCCCATCGCCTTGATTGCCGAGCCCGGCGAGGTAGCCGGGGCTATCAGCGATCGCAACACCGAGCCCACCCCGGCTCCCTCTATTCAAGCCCAAGAAGAGCGCTCGATCGTGGAACCGGGGAACGTAAACGAGGACTCGGGCGAGGAGCTTTCGCTATTCAAGCCAGATAAGAAGCCGGAGCAGGTGAAAAATCCCTTCACCCAGGCCACTTTGCGCGGGGTTGCCGTAGCCGAGCCACCGCGGGCCGCCACCAACCCCTATGGCCGGGTGATCGCCGTGCCCGCCGCGCGAAAACTGGCCCGCGAGCTGGGCCTGGACATCGCCCAGATCCCCGGCTCCGGCCCAGGTGGCCGCGTGCGGGTGGAAGACGTGAGGAGCTACGCCGAGCATCAAGGGTCACGGGTCGAGGCTGCCCCCCAGCCCACTCCCGTGGCCCCAGCACCTGTGCAGGCCCCTGCTCCTGCAGGATTCCCCGCTCCCGTGCAGTATAAGCCGCCCAAAGGCTACGAGGGGCTCGAGGAGCGCGTCCCCCTGCGCGGGCTGCGCCGGGCCATCGCTAACCAGATGGTGGCCTCGCACCTCTACACGGTGCGCACCTTGAGCGTGGACGAAGCCGACCTGACCGAGCTGGTGGAGCTACGCTCGAGGCTCAAACCCGAGGCCGAGAAACAGGGCGTAAAGCTCAGCTATCTGCCCTTCATCTTCAAAGCCCTCGCCCGTGCGCTCAAGAAGTTCCCCAGCCTCAACTCCTCGATGGACGAGGCCCGCCAGGAGATCGTCCTGAAGAAGTACTACAACATCGGCATGGCCGTCGCCACCGACGCCGGGCTGGTGGTGCCGGTCATCAAGGATGTCGACCGCAAGAGCGTGCTCGAGCTCGCCGCCGAGGTGGGCGAGCTAGCCGAGAAGGCCAGAGCCGGTAAGCTCACCCCGGAAGACATGGTGGGCTCGACCTTCTCCGTCACCAACATCGGCTCCATCGGCGCGCTCTTCAGCTTCCCTATCATCAACGTGCCCGACGCCGCCATCTTGGGCGTGCACTCCATCCAGAAGCGTCCGGTGGTGATGGATAACGACGAGATCAAGGTGCGGCACATGATGTACCTCTCGCTCTCCTTCGACCATCGCCTGGTGGACGGGGCCGAAGCAGCGATGTTTTGTAAGGAAGTGATCCGGCTCCTCGAGCGCCCCGACTTGCTGATGCTTGAGGCGATTTAG
- a CDS encoding alpha-ketoacid dehydrogenase subunit beta: MIQAINAALDEEMAHDARVMVLGEDVGRRGGVFLATEGLQQKYGPDRVMDTPLSEAAIIGAAVGMAAHGMRPVAEIQFADYVFPGFDQLVSQAAKLRYRSGGQFTAPMVVRMPSGGGVKGGHHHSQSPEAHFAHTAGLKTIVVSTPYDTKGLLKSAIRDDDPVVFMEPKRLYRALKEEVPSEEYLIPIGKAALRREGSDLTLISYGGSMVETQKAAEELASVGISAEVIDLRTVMPWDKQTVLNSVAKTGRVLVISEAPRTASIASEVAATIAEELLDQLEAPPLRVTGFDTPYPYAQDKLYMPTVTRILNAAKRVLDY, encoded by the coding sequence ATGATTCAAGCCATCAACGCGGCCCTCGATGAAGAGATGGCGCATGACGCTCGCGTAATGGTACTGGGCGAGGACGTTGGCCGGCGCGGTGGGGTATTCCTCGCCACCGAAGGCTTACAGCAAAAGTACGGCCCCGACCGGGTGATGGACACCCCCCTCTCCGAGGCGGCCATCATCGGGGCCGCCGTGGGGATGGCCGCCCATGGAATGCGGCCGGTAGCTGAAATCCAGTTCGCCGACTACGTGTTCCCCGGTTTCGACCAGCTCGTGTCGCAAGCCGCCAAGCTGCGCTACCGTTCGGGCGGGCAGTTCACCGCCCCCATGGTAGTGCGGATGCCCAGCGGAGGCGGGGTCAAGGGTGGGCACCACCACTCGCAAAGCCCCGAGGCCCATTTCGCCCACACCGCCGGGCTCAAGACCATCGTGGTTTCTACCCCCTATGACACCAAAGGTCTCTTGAAAAGTGCTATCCGCGACGACGACCCGGTGGTCTTCATGGAGCCCAAGCGGCTGTATCGGGCCCTTAAGGAAGAAGTGCCGAGTGAAGAGTACCTGATCCCCATCGGTAAGGCCGCTCTCCGCCGCGAGGGCAGCGACCTAACCCTGATCTCCTACGGCGGGAGCATGGTCGAGACCCAGAAAGCAGCCGAGGAACTGGCTTCTGTGGGCATCAGCGCAGAGGTGATCGATCTGCGCACGGTGATGCCCTGGGATAAGCAGACCGTACTGAACTCCGTCGCTAAGACCGGAAGGGTGCTGGTCATCTCGGAAGCTCCCCGCACCGCAAGCATCGCCAGCGAAGTCGCGGCGACAATCGCCGAAGAACTGCTCGACCAGCTAGAAGCCCCACCCTTGCGCGTGACCGGCTTTGACACCCCGTATCCCTACGCCCAGGATAAGCTCTATATGCCCACTGTAACCCGCATCCTTAACGCGGCCAAGAGGGTACTGGACTACTAA
- a CDS encoding thiamine pyrophosphate-dependent dehydrogenase E1 component subunit alpha: MIKDSWTFKPFTDRPIALVDEQGSWVADFPMELPPDFLRGLYRDMLAARLLDEKFVILIRTGKTSFIAPHAGHEAAQVGIAQALQRGHDWLFPYYRDMGLMVAMGVPFKEIFGQMLGNAADPAKGRQMPSHPGSRALNIFTVCSAIASHIPPAAGAAISMKLQGTGQVSVCTFGDGATSEGDWYAGINFAAVQGAPAVFACLNNRYAISVDLSHQTAAHTIADKAHAFGIPGYHVDGMDVLASYFVMQEVIERARSGHGPVLVELEVYRYGPHSSADDDLRYRSKEEVEAAKRRDPIERFRRFLEKQGLWNLEWDEMLRADLKAQIDRALEEAEAMGEVPALAMFDDVFAEPTWNLIEQRALVQEELR; this comes from the coding sequence ATGATTAAAGACTCATGGACGTTCAAGCCCTTCACCGACCGGCCTATCGCTCTAGTGGACGAGCAGGGCAGCTGGGTGGCCGACTTCCCCATGGAGTTGCCGCCGGATTTTCTGCGCGGGCTCTACCGGGACATGCTGGCGGCGCGACTGCTGGATGAGAAGTTCGTCATCCTAATCCGCACCGGTAAGACCAGCTTCATCGCCCCCCACGCCGGCCACGAAGCCGCCCAAGTCGGCATCGCCCAAGCCCTCCAGCGCGGCCATGATTGGCTCTTCCCCTACTACCGCGACATGGGCCTGATGGTGGCGATGGGTGTGCCTTTCAAAGAGATCTTCGGGCAGATGCTGGGCAACGCAGCGGATCCGGCCAAGGGCCGTCAGATGCCCTCGCACCCCGGCTCGAGGGCGCTCAACATCTTCACGGTCTGCTCGGCCATCGCCAGCCACATCCCCCCCGCGGCAGGAGCGGCCATCAGCATGAAGCTCCAAGGAACCGGCCAGGTCTCGGTCTGCACCTTCGGCGATGGGGCGACCTCCGAGGGCGACTGGTATGCGGGCATCAACTTCGCTGCCGTACAGGGGGCTCCGGCGGTATTCGCGTGCCTCAACAACCGCTACGCCATCAGCGTAGACCTTTCGCACCAAACCGCCGCCCACACCATTGCCGATAAAGCCCATGCGTTCGGCATCCCCGGCTACCACGTAGACGGGATGGACGTGCTGGCCAGCTACTTTGTGATGCAGGAAGTGATCGAGCGGGCCCGCTCCGGGCACGGGCCGGTTTTGGTAGAGCTCGAGGTCTACCGCTACGGCCCGCACTCCTCCGCCGACGACGACCTCCGCTATCGCTCCAAGGAAGAGGTGGAAGCAGCCAAGCGGCGCGACCCTATCGAGCGCTTCCGGCGCTTTTTGGAGAAACAGGGCCTATGGAACCTGGAGTGGGACGAGATGCTCCGCGCCGACCTTAAAGCCCAGATCGACCGCGCGCTCGAGGAAGCCGAGGCCATGGGGGAGGTTCCTGCACTGGCAATGTTCGATGACGTATTTGCCGAACCAACCTGGAACCTGATAGAGCAGCGCGCGCTCGTTCAGGAAGAGCTTCGGTAG
- a CDS encoding 23S rRNA (pseudouridine(1915)-N(3))-methyltransferase RlmH — MRIRVCVVGKPKLGYAKAGVEEYSSRLNKTGRFELVQVREGKQNEESLRLLEASQSYLRVVLDERGELADTLSLHKKLLDWELHGEKGVAFLIGGANGHTEELRRRADWLLSLSRFTLQHELALVVLLEQLYRIETLKRGEPYHR; from the coding sequence ATGCGGATCAGGGTGTGCGTGGTAGGCAAACCCAAGCTGGGCTACGCTAAAGCTGGGGTGGAAGAATATTCATCACGCCTGAATAAGACCGGCAGATTTGAGCTAGTCCAGGTGCGGGAGGGTAAGCAAAACGAGGAAAGCCTAAGGCTGCTCGAGGCCAGCCAAAGCTACCTGCGGGTAGTGCTGGACGAGCGCGGCGAACTGGCCGATACCCTCAGCCTGCACAAGAAGCTCTTGGACTGGGAACTGCACGGCGAGAAGGGGGTGGCTTTCCTGATCGGCGGGGCGAATGGGCACACCGAGGAATTGCGCCGGAGGGCCGACTGGCTCTTAAGCCTATCCAGGTTCACCCTCCAGCACGAGCTGGCTTTAGTGGTGCTGCTGGAGCAGTTATATCGGATCGAGACCTTGAAGCGCGGCGAGCCCTACCACCGTTAG
- a CDS encoding VOC family protein yields the protein MRWPLQSLRLRVKDLEAELGFYRALLGLEILEQDGDLTRLAPQGKGFTLELLHDPTAPLRPRPALGPYHFALLLPDHSSLAAVFRRLVEARYPSWEGASDHGVSEALYLRDPEGNGLELYRDRPRSEWPRSSSGVAMYSRRLDLDRLLTAAPEPASLPPDTLLGHLHLHVADLDEAERFFTQTTNMQVTQRNYPGARFLAVGEYHHHLGINTWAEGRTAPEGSTGLISYTWQSGESRDELEARLNHLGLEFMASPQGFTLTDPNGNALHLLARP from the coding sequence ATGCGTTGGCCCCTGCAAAGCCTCCGCTTGCGGGTCAAGGATTTAGAGGCCGAGCTGGGCTTCTACCGCGCTCTGCTCGGACTGGAGATCCTCGAGCAAGACGGTGACCTGACCCGGCTAGCCCCCCAGGGTAAAGGGTTTACCCTCGAGCTGCTCCATGACCCTACCGCGCCGCTACGCCCCCGGCCTGCGCTGGGCCCGTACCACTTCGCTCTGCTCCTGCCCGACCACAGTAGCCTGGCGGCGGTATTCCGGCGGCTCGTTGAAGCCCGCTACCCGAGTTGGGAAGGGGCTTCTGATCACGGGGTTTCGGAGGCTTTGTACTTGCGCGACCCGGAAGGAAATGGGCTCGAGCTATACCGCGACCGCCCCCGCTCCGAGTGGCCCCGAAGCAGTAGCGGGGTGGCGATGTACTCCCGGCGGCTCGACCTGGATCGGTTGCTCACAGCGGCCCCCGAACCCGCCTCCCTCCCCCCCGATACCCTCCTCGGCCACCTCCACCTTCACGTGGCGGACCTCGACGAAGCCGAACGGTTCTTCACCCAAACCACAAACATGCAAGTCACCCAGCGCAACTACCCTGGCGCGCGCTTTCTCGCCGTGGGGGAGTACCACCACCACCTAGGGATCAATACCTGGGCAGAGGGCCGCACCGCCCCCGAAGGCAGCACAGGCTTGATCAGCTACACCTGGCAAAGCGGGGAAAGCCGGGATGAGCTTGAGGCCCGACTAAACCATCTGGGCCTCGAGTTTATGGCTTCTCCGCAGGGCTTTACCTTGACCGACCCCAACGGGAACGCACTCCACCTGCTCGCCAGGCCTTAG